GGGCAGGTGGAACGCCGCCCTCGTGGCCCGCGACGCCCGCACCGGCAGCCAGAAGTGGATCAGGCCGGTCCACTCGACCTTCGGCCCGCAGCGCTGCGGGCCCTATGTGTGCGTGTCGGAGCACACTGCGCTGTCGTCGGCCAGGGTGGTCGTGCTCGATCCCGCGACGGGCAAGCTGAAATGGAAGCTCCCCGGCATCGCCGAGGTCGAGTGGTCCGACGCCAACAGGGTGCTGCTGCTGCGCCTGGCTGCCAATCCGATGATCGAGTCCTACGAGCTCAAGACCGGCAAGCTCCAGTGGCAGCAGCCGATCGAGCAGGCGCTGGGCCCCGGCATCGACATGTCGGGCGGCTGGGCGTTCGGCGCGACGGGCCAGAACCTCGTCGGCTACGTCGCGCCGTACACCAATCCGCGCACGAAGAAGGTCTCCACCTTCGGGCTGTTCTCACTCAAGATCGCCGACGGCACGGTCAACTGGATGCGCCCCTCCGTCGTGCGTGTCTACCCGAGCGGCAGCCCGGGCTTCGCGCCGGTGGTCCGCCCCGTCGACCAGCAGGGCCAGTACGGCGGTTTCGCCAGGCTCGACTCCGAAACCGGCCGCGTCATGGGCCAGATCACCGCCGCCCAGGTGCCGGGATCGGGCTGGTGGCTGGCCTTCCCGCAGCGCATGGAGCGGCTCGGCTTCCTCAAGCACAACAGCGGCGGCTCCGCCTTCGACCTGACCACCGGCAACTCCGTCCCGGTGAAGGACCAGCACGGCTGGTCCTTCTGCGTCACCGACCCCAAGCCCCTGCCGCTGAAGGGCCAGGCGCCCGGGTTCTACTCGGTGGCGGCGATCTGCGAGTTCGACCTGTCGAACGGCAAGCGGGTGGCGGGCGCGAGCGCGCCGCCCTCGTGGTTCACCGGCAGCCAGGACGGCTGGCGGCTGTGGCGCGACGAGAAGGGCGCCCTCCACGGCATCAAGGACGGCGCCGCCAACGCTCCCGGAATGTACGGCTGACACCGGCCGGGCGGCCCCGATCGCCCGGCCTTTCACCTATCTGAAACAAAGTTCTGTTTTACTGGGCCCCGGGTCGTGGCAACGGGCCTACCGAGGGGTAACCTCCCGATGGAGTGCTGACACGAACCCAGGAGAGCCCCATGCCCGAGGCAGTCATCGTCGCCACCGCGCGCTCGCCGATCGGCCGAGCCTTCAAGGGGTCGCTGAAGGACATCCGTCCAGACGACCTGACCGTCCAGATGATCCAGGCCGCGCTGGCCAAGGTGCCGCAGCTCGACCCCACCACCATCGACGACCTCATGCTCGGCTGTGGCCTGCCGGGCGGCGAGCAGGGCTTCAACATGGCCCGCGTGGTGTCGGTGATGCTGGGCCTCGACAACGTGCCGGGCACCACGATCACCAGATACTGCTCGTCGTCGTTGCAGACCACCCGCATGGCCTTCCACGCGATCAAGGCCGGCGAGGGCGACGTGTTCGTGTCGGCGGGAGTCGAGACCGTCTCCCGCTTCG
This window of the Nonomuraea africana genome carries:
- a CDS encoding PQQ-binding-like beta-propeller repeat protein; amino-acid sequence: MLRPLAKPALALAGTLSLAACSGSDAATTDFPTWHNTDVNVVSRMVTAAGVATTTSMKPDGTLETVALDLTTGKKLWAQPATMAGRLPGMGVPPPAIVDNVIVSLDPGKKGRWNAALVARDARTGSQKWIRPVHSTFGPQRCGPYVCVSEHTALSSARVVVLDPATGKLKWKLPGIAEVEWSDANRVLLLRLAANPMIESYELKTGKLQWQQPIEQALGPGIDMSGGWAFGATGQNLVGYVAPYTNPRTKKVSTFGLFSLKIADGTVNWMRPSVVRVYPSGSPGFAPVVRPVDQQGQYGGFARLDSETGRVMGQITAAQVPGSGWWLAFPQRMERLGFLKHNSGGSAFDLTTGNSVPVKDQHGWSFCVTDPKPLPLKGQAPGFYSVAAICEFDLSNGKRVAGASAPPSWFTGSQDGWRLWRDEKGALHGIKDGAANAPGMYG